The following are encoded together in the Lepidochelys kempii isolate rLepKem1 chromosome 7, rLepKem1.hap2, whole genome shotgun sequence genome:
- the SLC3A2 gene encoding amino acid transporter heavy chain SLC3A2, with amino-acid sequence MSQDTEVDMKEVELNEMEPEKQPMTGSPSSPALGTLGEKNGMVKVSKEDGEADAGTKFTGLSKEELLQVASTPGWVRTRWALLILFWLGWLGMLAGAIVIIVQAPRCKELPPQEWWHKGGIYRIQALEAFQDSNGDGVGDLAGVEQRIDYLSSLKVKGLVIGPIHINTPDNLTSTDLQTVDPRLGTKETVAKLLEAAKKKSLKVILDLTPNYRGKMSWFSLETPHNSDFQSKMKAALKFWLELGVAGIQIEGVEQLNDSQLLGEWKNLTSQYSSDGNARVLIAWTGQQDSRQIFSLLNETSADLLVSPYLLGLELEPTGQKVENTIRAYIQAAGEKWPSWSVGGPRTRHMASLVKERLLGLYHMLLFTLPGTPFTNYGDEIGLQELPGQSGVSRMQWNNSANFGFSSKFSPQGGDSSGSNITVEAQSGNSSSLLSLFRHLSELRGKERSLLHGEFMMLPRLVPDVCVYLRSWDQNKRFLVVLNFAGTQSTVTISHSLLPPEATVELSTDPQRQEGQLALKDLTLESSEGLLLHFPYVA; translated from the exons ATGAGCCAGGACACAGAGGTGGATATGAAGGAGGTGGAGTTGAACGAAAtggagccagagaagcagcccatgacaggctccccctcctccccggccTTGGGCACCCTGGGCGAGAAGAACGGGATGGTGAAGGTGTCCAAGGAGGATGGCGAGGCAGATGCTGGCACCAAGTTCACGGGGCTCTCcaaggaggagctgctgcaggtAGCGAGCACTCCAGGGTGGGTGCGCACCCGCTGGGCACTGCTCATCCTCTTCTGGCTGGGTTGGCTGGGCATGCTGGCTGGGGCCATCGTCATCATCGTCCAGGCTCCCCGCTGCAAGGAGCTGCCTCCCCAAGAGTGGTGGCACAAGGGGGGTATTTACCGCATCCAGGCACTGGAGGCCTTCCAGGACTCGAATGGCGATGGAGTTGGGGACTTAGCA GGAGTGGAGCAGCGCATCGATTACCTGAGCTCCCTGAAGGTGAAGGGGCTGGTAATTGGGCCCATACATATTAACACCCCTGACAACCTGACTAGCACGGACCTGCAGACAGTGGACCCCAGGCTCGGCACCAAGGAGACCGTTGCCAAGCTGCTGGAGGCCGCCAAGAAGAAGA GTCTCAAGGTCATCCTGGACCTGACCCCCAATTACCGTGGCAAGATGTCCTGGTTCAGCCTGGAGACCCCCCACAACAGTGATTTCCAGTCTAAAATGAAG GCGGCGCTGAAGTTCTGGCTGGAGCTTGGCGTGGCAGGGATCCAGATTGAGGGAGTGGAGCAGCTCAAT GACTCTCAGCTTCTGGGGGAGTGGAAGAACCTCACCAGCCAGTACAGTTCTGATGGCAATGCCAG GGTGCTGATCGCCTGGACGGGCCAGCAGGATTCCCGGCAGATCTTCTCCCTGCTGAATGAGACCAGTGCTGACCTTCTGGTCAGCCCATATCTGCTGGGGCTAGAGCTGGAGCCCACTGGGCAGAAGGTGGAAAACACGATCAGAGCGTACATCCAGGCTGCTGGAGAGAAGTGGCCCAGCTGGAGT GTGGGGGGCCCACGGACGAGGCACATGGCCTCTCTTGTGAAGGAGCGGTTGCTGGGGCTGTATCACATGCTACTTTTCACGCTGCCAGGGACGCCCTTCACCAACTACGGGGATGAAATCGGGCTGCAGGAGCTGCCTGGACAG TCCGGCGTATCCCGCATGCAGTGGAATAATTCAGCCAACTTTGGCTTCTCCTCAAAGTTTTCTCCTCAAGGTGGGGACAGCAGCGGCAGCAACATCACTGTGGAG GCACAGAGTGGGAACAGCTCCTCACTGCTCTCCCTGTTCCGGCACCTGAGCGAGCTGCGAGGCAAGGAGCGCTCACTGCTGCATGGGGAATTCATGATGCTGCCCAGGCTGGTGCCAGATGTCTGTGTCTACCTGCGCAGCTGGGACCAGAACAAACGCTTTCTGGTGGTCCTCAACTTTGCTGGCACGCAAAGCACTGTCACCATCTCCCACTCTCTCCTGCCTCCCGAGGCCACTGTGGAACTCAGCACTGACCCCCAGCGTCAGGAGGGGCAGCTGGCCCTGAAGGACCTGACATTGGAGTCCTCTGAGGGGTTGCTGCTGCATTTTCCCTATGTAGCCTAG
- the LOC140914283 gene encoding calmodulin-1, which translates to MADQLTEEQIAEFKEAFSLFDKDGDGTITTKELGTVMRSLGQNPTEAELQDMINEVDADGNGTIDFPEFLTMMARKMKDTDSEEEIREAFRVFDKDGNGYISAAELRHVMTNLGEKLTDEEVDEMIREADIDGDGQVNYEEFVQMMTAK; encoded by the exons atg GCAGACCAGCTGACGGAGGAACAGATCGCAG AATTCAAGGAAGCCTTCTCTCTTTTCGACAAGGATGGGGATGGCACCATTACCACCAAGGAGCTGGGTACTGTCATGAGGTCCCTAGGGCAGAACCCCACTGAGGCAGAGTTGCAGGACATGATCAATGAGGTGGATGCTGATG GGAATGGCACCATTGACTTCCCTGAGTTCCTAACCATGATGGCAAGGAAGATGAAGGATACAGACAGCGAGGAGGAGATCCGTGAGGCCTTCCGGGTGTTTGACAAG gatgGGAATGGGTATATCAGTGCGGCCGAGCTGCGCCACGTCATGACCAATCTGGGTGAGAAGCTGACAGATGAGGAGGTGGATGAGATGATCCGGGAAGCTGACATCGATGGTGATGGACAGGTCAACTATGAAG AGTTTGTACAGATGATGACAGCTAAGTAG